One genomic segment of Paraburkholderia aromaticivorans includes these proteins:
- a CDS encoding Hpt domain-containing protein, translating to MSLSRSSACTWSQTLNDLLDSSPLESRAFVLSESATGLREVIHGVIALLTPLARRRDLRLRACVDQSVADTILADSARLGQLVFHLLNRTIQLTARSEVSLIARAQPLNSGLQRIFISVVDAPIKCAPAATPPPLGPAIEDPQMSRWLGDADACLRLCRILVQRMRGELCLSSGFEAGPQVVFNAPFRVEEMVRSAQAARGNVEAPLLSGAARPQEHAASASVEPFESGYLDALSEEGVDLQVFLNNWRAAMNDDLERLSGLLREGHFDHLPSVLHRLSGGVGLVGARSLMEALRRASISPQERSAALAGALMARARMLVTQLEAMSRTPGSTSR from the coding sequence GTGAGCCTGTCTCGTTCTTCCGCATGTACATGGAGCCAAACGCTTAACGATCTGCTAGATAGCTCGCCATTGGAATCTCGCGCTTTCGTTCTCAGCGAGAGCGCGACGGGCCTGCGCGAAGTCATCCATGGTGTTATCGCGCTGCTGACTCCGCTCGCTCGTCGTCGCGATTTGCGCTTGCGGGCGTGCGTCGATCAATCGGTCGCCGACACGATTCTCGCGGACAGTGCCCGGTTAGGCCAGCTCGTTTTCCATTTGCTTAACCGAACCATCCAGCTCACCGCGCGATCGGAGGTTTCGCTCATCGCGCGGGCGCAGCCGTTGAATTCAGGCTTGCAACGAATTTTTATCAGCGTGGTCGATGCGCCGATCAAATGCGCGCCCGCGGCGACACCGCCGCCTCTCGGTCCAGCCATTGAAGATCCGCAGATGAGCCGATGGCTTGGCGACGCTGACGCGTGTTTGCGACTTTGCCGAATACTGGTGCAACGTATGCGCGGCGAACTCTGCCTGTCGAGCGGTTTCGAGGCAGGCCCTCAAGTCGTCTTCAACGCGCCGTTCCGCGTCGAGGAAATGGTGCGATCCGCGCAAGCGGCCCGCGGCAACGTCGAGGCGCCGCTTTTGTCCGGAGCCGCGCGGCCACAGGAACACGCCGCGAGCGCCTCCGTCGAGCCTTTTGAGAGCGGTTATCTGGATGCGTTGTCTGAAGAGGGAGTCGATCTTCAGGTGTTTCTCAACAACTGGCGCGCGGCAATGAACGACGACCTGGAGCGTCTCAGCGGTTTGCTTCGTGAAGGTCATTTCGATCATCTCCCAAGTGTGCTGCACCGGTTGAGTGGAGGGGTGGGTCTCGTCGGCGCGCGCAGTTTGATGGAGGCGTTGCGGCGCGCGAGCATTTCGCCGCAGGAACGCAGCGCCGCCTTAGCCGGCGCGCTGATGGCGCGCGCGAGAATGCTCGTGACGCAACTCGAAGCAATGTCCCGCACACCCGGGAGCACTTCACGATGA